A genomic window from Salvia miltiorrhiza cultivar Shanhuang (shh) chromosome 5, IMPLAD_Smil_shh, whole genome shotgun sequence includes:
- the LOC131024780 gene encoding berberine bridge enzyme-like 18, whose protein sequence is MTTPSTSAVSSFLECFAQECENHSSITNVIYTPTNPSYTSILQSTIRNTRFLSESTPKPQVIITPESETQIPPIIRCAKKCGLEIRTRSGGHDMEGLSYVAKVPFVIIDLVNLTEVTVDVEAKTAWVEAGATTGVVYYKIAEKTRTLGFPGAICTTVGVGGHYGGGGYGTLLRKYGLAGDNVIDARIVDANGDILDRESMGEDLFWAIRGGGAASFGVVTSWKIQLVDVPETVTVFSILRNVEEQNGAELWHRWQYVAPQADKDLFVGVIVYRADTTVQVNFFSAFQGGADRLVSYMQEVFPELGLVREDCTEMSWVESTLFSNQMPIDPLDALLNRIQPGLRQLKAKSDYVRTAVPLEAIQGMVSMLREPEADETIYYMVPYGGRMDEISESETPFPHRAGALYKLAGLTYWQDSEAADADRYVSWSRKYYEYMTPYVSSSPREAYLNYRDLDIGVNNVVGETSYEQASVWGKPYYKDNFDRLVRVKTAVDPDNFFRNEQSIPPVCKSAAGI, encoded by the coding sequence ATGACAACTCCTTCAACCTCAGCTGTCTCATCTTTTCTTGAATGCTTCGCTCAAGAATGTGAAAACCACTCTTCGATCACCAACGTTATCTACACTCCAACAAACCCTTCTTACACCTCTATTCTTCAATCCACCATCCGAAACACAAGATTCCTATCCGAATCCACTCCGAAGCCGCAAGTCATCATAACCCCAGAATCCGAAACCCAGATCCCACCCATCATCCGATGCGCCAAGAAATGCGGTCTCGAAATCCGAACCCGAAGCGGCGGCCATGACATGGAGGGACTATCCTACGTCGCAAAAGTGCCGTTCGTGATCATCGATTTGGTCAACCTCACCGAAGTCACCGTCGACGTCGAGGCGAAGACGGCGTGGGTCGAGGCCGGCGCGACCACCGGCGTCGTATACTACAAGATCGCCGAGAAGACACGCACTCTGGGCTTCCCCGGGGCCATCTGCACTACAGTCGGCGTCGGCGGGCACTACGGTGGGGGGGGCTACGGCACCCTCCTCAGAAAATACGGCCTCGCCGGAGATAACGTCATTGATGCGAGAATCGTCGACGCCAACGGCGACATCCTCGACAGAGAATCAATGGGCGAGGATCTGTTCTGGGCGatcagaggcggcggcgccgccagCTTCGGCGTGGTCACTTCTTGGAAGATACAGCTCGTCGATGTTCCAGAAACAGTCACTGTTTTCTCAATCCTGAGGAATGTGGAAGAGCAGAACGGCGCCGAGCTGTGGCACCGCTGGCAATACGTGGCGCCTCAGGCCGACAAGGATTTGTTCGTCGGGGTCATCGTGTACAGAGCCGACACGACGGTTCAAGTTAATTTCTTCTCAGCTTTCCAAGGCGGCGCGGATAGATTAGTTTCATATATGCAAGAAGTCTTCCCTGAGCTGGGGCTAGTGAGAGAAGACTGCACCGAGATGAGCTGGGTCGAATCCACCTTATTCAGCAACCAAATGCCGATCGATCCACTTGATGCTCTGCTCAACCGGATTCAACCCGGCCTCAGACAGCTCAAAGCCAAGTCGGATTATGTCCGAACAGCAGTTCCTTTGGAGGCGATTCAAGGCATGGTGAGCATGCTACGTGAACCAGAAGCGGACGAGACTATTTACTACATGGTTCCATACGGTGGAAGAATGGATGAGATATCAGAATCGGAGACTCCGTTTCCTCACAGAGCTGGTGCGCTCTACAAACTCGCCGGCTTAACCTACTGGCAAGACTCCGAGGCAGCAGATGCAGACAGATACGTAAGCTGGAGCCGCAAGTATTACGAATACATGACTCCTTACGTCTCGAGCTCGCCCAGGGAAGCGTATCTCAACTACAGAGATCTCGACATCGGAGTGAATAACGTTGTCGGTGAGACGAGTTACGAGCAAGCCAGCGTTTGGGGGAAGCCGTACTACAAGGATAATTTCGATCGTCTTGTTCGGGTTAAGACCGCCGTGGATCCGGATAATTTCTTCAGGAATGAACAGAGCATTCCGCCGGTGTGCAAGTCCGCCGCCGGTATTTAA